In a genomic window of Lathamus discolor isolate bLatDis1 chromosome 4, bLatDis1.hap1, whole genome shotgun sequence:
- the LOC136013014 gene encoding solute carrier family 25 member 36-like — protein MLQHGTLLHLIAGGCGGTAGAILTCPLEVVKTRLQSSQLVLRPLCLSEIQLPGMSVRLMNPTSPSPGVLKLLRAIIEKEGVRSLFRGLGPNLVGVAPSRAIYFAAYSHVKEKLNAVLVPESKKVHMLSAACAGITSATLTNPIWLVKTRMQLEARVKGEMASNALQCAMHVYRTEGLRGFYRGITASYVGVSETIIHFVIYEALKQQLRNSHHSLSPPLTLSPKSHDFFGLMGAAAVSKTCASCIAYPHEVIRTRLREEGSRYRSFIQTLQLVVHEEGPLALYRGLLAHLVRQIPNTAIMMATYELIVHLASSTL, from the exons ATGTGGTGGCACAGCTGGAGCCATCCTGACCTGTCCCTTGGAAGTGGTGAAGACACGACTACAGTCATCCCAACTGGTACTGCGGCCTCTGTGCCTCTCAGAGATACAGCTGCCAGGGATGAGTGTGAGGCTGATGAACCCCACCTCACCATCTCCTGGAGTGCTGAagctgctgag GGCCATTATTGAGAAGGAAGGTGTGCGATCCCTGTTCCGAGGTCTGGGTCCCAACCTTGTTGGGGTTGCTCCTTCCCG GGCTATATATTTTGCTGCCTATTCTCATGTTAAGGAGAAGCTCAATGCTGTGCTTGTACCAGAGTCCAAGAAAGTACACATGCTGTCAGCAGCTTGTGCAG GCATTACTTCTGCCACACTCACCAATCCTATCTGGTTAGTGAAGACCAGGATGCAGCTGGAAGCCAG GGTGAAGGGGGAGATGGCCAGCAACGCTCTCCAGTGTGCCATGCATGTGTACCGCACTGAAGGCCTTCGTGGATTTTACCGTGGTATCACTGCGTCCTATGTTGGAGTGTCAGAGACCATTATCCACTTTGTCATCTATGAAGCACTGAAGCAACAGCTGAGAAACAGCCATCATTCCCTTTCCCCACCACTCACACTTTCACCAAAAAGCCATGATTTCTTTGGACtaatgggagctgctgctgtctccaAAACATGTGCTTCATGCATTGCATATCCACATG AGGTCATTCGAACACGGTTGCGAGAAGAAGGGTCACGATACCGTTCCTTCATACAGACTCTGCAGCTTGTGGTCCATGAAGAGGGACCTTTGGCTCTATACCGAGGGCTCCTGGCTCACTTGGTCCGTCAGATCCCAAACACAGCTATCATGATGGCTACCTATGAACTCATCGTACATTTGGCCTCTTCCACCTTGTAA
- the CLSTN3 gene encoding calsyntenin-3 isoform X1, with translation MGDPRPLAAVLLPLLCLCAALPGGASNKANKHKPWIEAEYQGIVMENDNTVLLNPPLFALDKDAPLRYAGEICGFRIHGAGVPFEAVILDKATGEGLIRAKEPVDCEAHKEHTFTIQAYDCGEGPDGANTKKSHKATVHVRVNDVNEFAPVFVEKLYRVAVTEGKLYDRILRVEAIDGDCSPQYSQICYYEILTPNIPFLIDNDGNIENTEKLQYSGDRVYKFTVTAYDCGKKRASDDAEVEIQVKPTCKPSWQGWNKRIEYTPGAGSLALFPTIHLETCDEPLWNIQATVELQTNHVAKGCDRDNYSEKSLRKLCGAASGEIDLLPVPSPTANWTARLSVHYSQDSSLIYWFNGSQAAQVPVVNGLNAHEGLSDHFTLSVWMKHAVVPSKGRREEETVICSTVHSEDGYSHYSLAVHGCRIAFLYWPLLESARPVKFLWKLEQVCDDEWHHYALNLEFPTVTLYVDGVSYDPALIHDNGLIHPPRQEPSLMIGACWTEEKNKEKIKGSENSTDTIQGDPLSIHHYFHGYLAGFTVRPGSLESREVIECLYACREGLDYSDFDSLGKGMKVHVNPSQSLLTLEGDDVETFNHAIQHVAYMNSLRFATPGVRPLRLTTTVKCFSEESCVSIPDVEGYVVVLQPDAPQILLSGNAHSAHPASDFEAPDGVPLFPNLQISCSISHQVEAKKDENWHGTVTDTRMSDEIVHNLDGCEISLVGDDLDPEREYLLLDGALLQQRGLELVNTSAYLTITGVESIAVYEEILRQVSYHINHGAALYERKFHLSCTEMNGRYSSNEFTVEVNVLHNMNQAAHPNHILNSQQFVHRGHHLPPELSGHSLASTHNNPMVPSAATVIIVVCVGFLALMVILGILRIHSLHRRGAGQEVPGAAEGGHTSNSGKESDMFWDDSALTIIVNPMESYQSCQERAGGSGEGRAGDGMDDEDDSTDSETPDSPDSNNVGDRHIMGRSDGSRRY, from the exons ATGGGCGACCCGCGGCCGCTCGCAGCCGtcctcctgcctctcctctgcctctgcgCCGCGCTGCCCGGCGGCGCCTCCAACAAAG CAAACAAGCACAAACCCTGGATTGAAGCTGAGTATCAGGGCATCGTCATGGAGAATGACAACACAGTCCTGCTCAACCCACCACTGTTTGCACTGGACAAAGATGCTCCACTGCGCTATGCAG GTGAAATCTGTGGCTTCAGGATCCATGGGGCAGGGGTACCTTTTGAAGCTGTGATCCTGGACAAAGCTACAGGGGAGGGGCTGATACGGGCCAAGGAACCAGTGGATTGTGAAGCACATAAGGAGCACACGTTCACCATCCAGGCTTATGACTGTGGAGAGGGACCTGATGGAGCAAATACCAAGAAATCACACAA GGCTACGGTGCACGTTAGAGTAAATGATGTGAATGAGTTTGCTCCTGTCTTTGTGGAAAAGTTGTACCGTGTGGCAGTGACTGAAGGAAAGCTGTATGACCGCATCTTGCGTGTGGAGGCCATTGATGGAGACTGCTCGCCACAATACAGCCAGATCTGCTACTATGAGATCCTGACCCCCAATATTCCCTTTCTGATTGACAATGACG GGAACATTGAGAACACGGAGAAGCTGCAGTACAGTGGAGATCGTGTCTACAAATTCACAGTGACAGCCTATGACTGTGGAAAGAAGCGGGCTTCTGATGATGCGGAAGTGGAAATCCAGGTGAAACCCACCTGCAAGCCCAGCTGGCAGG GCTGGAACAAGAGGATTGAGTACACCCCGGGTGCAGGCAGCCTCGCGCTCTTCCCCACCATTCACCTGGAGACGTGCGATGAGCCCCTGTGGAACATCCAGGCCACAGTGGAGCTGCAGACAAACCATGTGGCCAAGGGCTGTGACCGGGATAACTACTCTGAGAAGTCACTACGCAAACTCTGTG GTGCTGCCTCAGGAGAGATTGACCTGCTGCCAGTGCCTAGCCCCACAGCGAACTGGACTGCCCGGCTCTCGGTGCACTACAGCCAGGACAGCAGCCTCATCTACTGGTTCAATGGCAGCCAGGCTGCCCAGGTGCCTGTGGTGAATGGGCTGAATGCCCACGAGGGGCTGAGCGACCACTTCACCCTGTCCGTATGGATGAAGCATGCCGTGGTGCCTAGCAAAGGCAGGCGGGAAGAGGAGACGGTGATCTGCAGTACAGTGCACAGCG aggaTGGCTACTCGCATTACTCTCTGGCTGTGCACGGCTGCCGGATTGCTTTCCTCTACTGGCCATTGCTGGAAAGCGCAAGGCCTGTGAAATTCCTTTGGAAGCTTGAGCAG GTCTGCGATGATGAGTGGCACCATTATGCCCTCAACCTGGAGTTCCCCACTGTCACACTTTATGTGGATGGCGTGTCTTACGACCCTGCCCTCATCCACGACAACGGCCTCATTCACCCGCCCCGGCAGGAACCCTCACTCATGATTGGAGCCTGCTGGACTG aggagaaaaacaaagagaaaatcaaAGGAAGCGAGAACTCCACTGATACTATACAAG GAGATCCTCTGTCGATACACCACTACTTCCATGGTTACTTGGCTGGCTTCACTGTGCGCCCTGGTAGCTTGGAGAGCCGGGAGGTTATTGAATGCCTGTATGCCTGCCGTGAGGGGCTTGATTACAGTGACTTCGACAGTCTGGGCAAAGGGATGAAG GTTCATGTGAATCCCTCTCAGTCCCTGCTCACCTTGGAGGGTGATGATGTGGAAACCTTCAACCATGCAATCCAGCATGTGGCTTACATGAATTCACTGCGCTTTGCTACCCCTGGAGTCCGGCCACTCAGACTCACCACTACTGTCAA GTGTTTCAGCGAAGAGTCCTGTGTCTCCATTCCTGATGTGGAAGGCTACGTTGTGGTGCTACAGCCTGATGCCCCCCAGATCCTGTTGAGTGGCAATGCCCACTCTGCTCATCCTGCATCAGACTTTGAGGCTCCTGATGGGGTGCCCCTGTTCCCTAACCTGCAGATCAGCTGCTCTATTTCTCATCAGGTGGAGGCCAAGAAGGATGAGAATTGGCATGGTACCG TGACGGACACACGAATGTCAGATGAGATTGTGCACAACCTGGATGGCTGCGAGATCTCGTTGGTAGGAGATGACTTGGACCCAGAGAGGGAGTATCTGCTCCTGGATggggcactgctgcagcagcggGGCCTGGAGCTTGTTAATACCTCTGCCTACCTGACCATCACAG GTGTGGAGAGCATCGCAGTTTATGAGGAAATCCTACGCCAGGTCTCGTACCACATCAACCATGGTGCTGCTCTTTATGAAAGGAAGTTTCACCTGTCCTGCACTGAGATGAATGGACGCTACTCCAGCAATGAGTTTACTGTTGAG GTGAATGTCCTCCACAACATGAACCAAGCTGCTCATCCTAACCATATTCTGAATTCCCAGCAGTTTGTGCACCGAGGCCATCATTTACCCCCAGAGCTATCTGGGCACAGTTTGGCAAGCACCCATAACAACCCAA TGGTCCCTAGTGCTGCCACTGTCATCATTGTGGTGTGTGTGGGCTTCCTGGCACTCATGGTGATCCTTGGCATCCTGCGCATCCACTCCCTGCACCGGCGGGGAGCAGGGCAAGAggtccctggggctgctgaaggGGGACACACAAGCAACAGCGGCAAGGAGAGTGACATGTTCTGGGACGACTCAGCCCTGACCATCATTGTCAACCCCATGGAG TCCTACCAGAGCTGCCAggagagggcaggaggcagTGGCGAAGGCAGGGCTGGTGACGGCATGGATGATGAAGACGACAGCACCGACTCGGAGACACCAGACTCACCGGACAGCAACAATGTGGGTGACCGACACATCATGGGCAGAAGCGACGGCTCTCGCCGCTACTAG
- the CLSTN3 gene encoding calsyntenin-3 isoform X2 has protein sequence MENDNTVLLNPPLFALDKDAPLRYAGEICGFRIHGAGVPFEAVILDKATGEGLIRAKEPVDCEAHKEHTFTIQAYDCGEGPDGANTKKSHKATVHVRVNDVNEFAPVFVEKLYRVAVTEGKLYDRILRVEAIDGDCSPQYSQICYYEILTPNIPFLIDNDGNIENTEKLQYSGDRVYKFTVTAYDCGKKRASDDAEVEIQVKPTCKPSWQGWNKRIEYTPGAGSLALFPTIHLETCDEPLWNIQATVELQTNHVAKGCDRDNYSEKSLRKLCGAASGEIDLLPVPSPTANWTARLSVHYSQDSSLIYWFNGSQAAQVPVVNGLNAHEGLSDHFTLSVWMKHAVVPSKGRREEETVICSTVHSEDGYSHYSLAVHGCRIAFLYWPLLESARPVKFLWKLEQVCDDEWHHYALNLEFPTVTLYVDGVSYDPALIHDNGLIHPPRQEPSLMIGACWTEEKNKEKIKGSENSTDTIQGDPLSIHHYFHGYLAGFTVRPGSLESREVIECLYACREGLDYSDFDSLGKGMKVHVNPSQSLLTLEGDDVETFNHAIQHVAYMNSLRFATPGVRPLRLTTTVKCFSEESCVSIPDVEGYVVVLQPDAPQILLSGNAHSAHPASDFEAPDGVPLFPNLQISCSISHQVEAKKDENWHGTVTDTRMSDEIVHNLDGCEISLVGDDLDPEREYLLLDGALLQQRGLELVNTSAYLTITGVESIAVYEEILRQVSYHINHGAALYERKFHLSCTEMNGRYSSNEFTVEVNVLHNMNQAAHPNHILNSQQFVHRGHHLPPELSGHSLASTHNNPMVPSAATVIIVVCVGFLALMVILGILRIHSLHRRGAGQEVPGAAEGGHTSNSGKESDMFWDDSALTIIVNPMESYQSCQERAGGSGEGRAGDGMDDEDDSTDSETPDSPDSNNVGDRHIMGRSDGSRRY, from the exons ATGGAGAATGACAACACAGTCCTGCTCAACCCACCACTGTTTGCACTGGACAAAGATGCTCCACTGCGCTATGCAG GTGAAATCTGTGGCTTCAGGATCCATGGGGCAGGGGTACCTTTTGAAGCTGTGATCCTGGACAAAGCTACAGGGGAGGGGCTGATACGGGCCAAGGAACCAGTGGATTGTGAAGCACATAAGGAGCACACGTTCACCATCCAGGCTTATGACTGTGGAGAGGGACCTGATGGAGCAAATACCAAGAAATCACACAA GGCTACGGTGCACGTTAGAGTAAATGATGTGAATGAGTTTGCTCCTGTCTTTGTGGAAAAGTTGTACCGTGTGGCAGTGACTGAAGGAAAGCTGTATGACCGCATCTTGCGTGTGGAGGCCATTGATGGAGACTGCTCGCCACAATACAGCCAGATCTGCTACTATGAGATCCTGACCCCCAATATTCCCTTTCTGATTGACAATGACG GGAACATTGAGAACACGGAGAAGCTGCAGTACAGTGGAGATCGTGTCTACAAATTCACAGTGACAGCCTATGACTGTGGAAAGAAGCGGGCTTCTGATGATGCGGAAGTGGAAATCCAGGTGAAACCCACCTGCAAGCCCAGCTGGCAGG GCTGGAACAAGAGGATTGAGTACACCCCGGGTGCAGGCAGCCTCGCGCTCTTCCCCACCATTCACCTGGAGACGTGCGATGAGCCCCTGTGGAACATCCAGGCCACAGTGGAGCTGCAGACAAACCATGTGGCCAAGGGCTGTGACCGGGATAACTACTCTGAGAAGTCACTACGCAAACTCTGTG GTGCTGCCTCAGGAGAGATTGACCTGCTGCCAGTGCCTAGCCCCACAGCGAACTGGACTGCCCGGCTCTCGGTGCACTACAGCCAGGACAGCAGCCTCATCTACTGGTTCAATGGCAGCCAGGCTGCCCAGGTGCCTGTGGTGAATGGGCTGAATGCCCACGAGGGGCTGAGCGACCACTTCACCCTGTCCGTATGGATGAAGCATGCCGTGGTGCCTAGCAAAGGCAGGCGGGAAGAGGAGACGGTGATCTGCAGTACAGTGCACAGCG aggaTGGCTACTCGCATTACTCTCTGGCTGTGCACGGCTGCCGGATTGCTTTCCTCTACTGGCCATTGCTGGAAAGCGCAAGGCCTGTGAAATTCCTTTGGAAGCTTGAGCAG GTCTGCGATGATGAGTGGCACCATTATGCCCTCAACCTGGAGTTCCCCACTGTCACACTTTATGTGGATGGCGTGTCTTACGACCCTGCCCTCATCCACGACAACGGCCTCATTCACCCGCCCCGGCAGGAACCCTCACTCATGATTGGAGCCTGCTGGACTG aggagaaaaacaaagagaaaatcaaAGGAAGCGAGAACTCCACTGATACTATACAAG GAGATCCTCTGTCGATACACCACTACTTCCATGGTTACTTGGCTGGCTTCACTGTGCGCCCTGGTAGCTTGGAGAGCCGGGAGGTTATTGAATGCCTGTATGCCTGCCGTGAGGGGCTTGATTACAGTGACTTCGACAGTCTGGGCAAAGGGATGAAG GTTCATGTGAATCCCTCTCAGTCCCTGCTCACCTTGGAGGGTGATGATGTGGAAACCTTCAACCATGCAATCCAGCATGTGGCTTACATGAATTCACTGCGCTTTGCTACCCCTGGAGTCCGGCCACTCAGACTCACCACTACTGTCAA GTGTTTCAGCGAAGAGTCCTGTGTCTCCATTCCTGATGTGGAAGGCTACGTTGTGGTGCTACAGCCTGATGCCCCCCAGATCCTGTTGAGTGGCAATGCCCACTCTGCTCATCCTGCATCAGACTTTGAGGCTCCTGATGGGGTGCCCCTGTTCCCTAACCTGCAGATCAGCTGCTCTATTTCTCATCAGGTGGAGGCCAAGAAGGATGAGAATTGGCATGGTACCG TGACGGACACACGAATGTCAGATGAGATTGTGCACAACCTGGATGGCTGCGAGATCTCGTTGGTAGGAGATGACTTGGACCCAGAGAGGGAGTATCTGCTCCTGGATggggcactgctgcagcagcggGGCCTGGAGCTTGTTAATACCTCTGCCTACCTGACCATCACAG GTGTGGAGAGCATCGCAGTTTATGAGGAAATCCTACGCCAGGTCTCGTACCACATCAACCATGGTGCTGCTCTTTATGAAAGGAAGTTTCACCTGTCCTGCACTGAGATGAATGGACGCTACTCCAGCAATGAGTTTACTGTTGAG GTGAATGTCCTCCACAACATGAACCAAGCTGCTCATCCTAACCATATTCTGAATTCCCAGCAGTTTGTGCACCGAGGCCATCATTTACCCCCAGAGCTATCTGGGCACAGTTTGGCAAGCACCCATAACAACCCAA TGGTCCCTAGTGCTGCCACTGTCATCATTGTGGTGTGTGTGGGCTTCCTGGCACTCATGGTGATCCTTGGCATCCTGCGCATCCACTCCCTGCACCGGCGGGGAGCAGGGCAAGAggtccctggggctgctgaaggGGGACACACAAGCAACAGCGGCAAGGAGAGTGACATGTTCTGGGACGACTCAGCCCTGACCATCATTGTCAACCCCATGGAG TCCTACCAGAGCTGCCAggagagggcaggaggcagTGGCGAAGGCAGGGCTGGTGACGGCATGGATGATGAAGACGACAGCACCGACTCGGAGACACCAGACTCACCGGACAGCAACAATGTGGGTGACCGACACATCATGGGCAGAAGCGACGGCTCTCGCCGCTACTAG